Proteins co-encoded in one Cydia strobilella chromosome 14, ilCydStro3.1, whole genome shotgun sequence genomic window:
- the LOC134747482 gene encoding alpha-(1,3)-fucosyltransferase C-like: MSLRPSRPKNQRYIFYGMEPSDQVRVCNPYADNFFNYTWSYKLNSDIVSPFFVVRDMNDSAVAPSQYAEWTMSLPKASLKLEEVMKFKNKNKAVAMLVKGCKDNEGKIFASKLREALKVHAEELDVFGCKRSYPLAGSGAVIAREYYYVLVTAGTAQDYVTDKVLKAYWNNAVPIIRARADLTKFLPPGSYINAHLHTPEQIAAIVHYSINNPSVYRSFFKWRNFYTFHKREEFDGICQICSLLNDRALFYSNSSAHLREWWESSSTSKIKCT, from the exons ATGTCATTGCGTCCATCAAGACCAAAGAATCAACGATACATATTCTACGGCATGGAACCATCAGACCAAGTACGTGTCTGCAATCCATATGCTGATAACTTTTTCAACTACACATGGTCCTATAAACTGAACTCGGATATTGTAAGTCCGTTTTTTGTGGTGCGTGATATGAACGACTCTGCTGTCGCTCCTAGTCAGTATGCTGAATGGACAATGAGCTTGCCAAAAGCATCTTTAAAGCTGGAAGAAGTCATGAagtttaagaataaaaataaagctgTTGCTATGCTCGTTAAAGGCTGTAAAGATAATGAAGGAAAAATCTTTGCTAGTAAATTAAGAGAGGCTTTGAAAGTGCATGCAGAAGAGTTGGATGTTTTTGGATGTAAAAGGAGCTATCCGCTGGCAGGCAGTGGTGCAGTTATTGCGAGGGAGTATTACTATGTTCTGGTGACTGCAGGGACGGCTCAGGACTATGTTACGGACAAAGTATTGAAAGCGTATTGGAACAATGCTGTGCCTATTATTAGGGCTAGAGCTGATCTTACCAA GTTCCTCCCTCCAGGGTCCTACATCAACGCCCATCTCCATACCCCCGAGCAAATCGCCGCCATCGTCCACTACAGCATTAACAACCCGTCCGTTTACCGAAGCTTCTTCAAGTGGAGGAACTTCTACACATTCCACAAACGAGAGGAGTTTGACGGGATCTGCCAAATCTGCAGTCTTCTCAACGATAGGGCTTTGTTTTACTCTAATTCTAGCGCGCATTTGAGAGAGTGGTGGGAGTCCAGTAGCAcaagtaaaattaaatgtacgtaa